The sequence TGTAGGCGGGTTCAACATGGAAGCACTGGAACAATTGTACCACGCTATGAGTACCAATTACTACGCCTGGGCCAGCGGTTTTGCTCAACTCGTGTTGCAAAACCATGACAGACCAGAGCTGGCGGCTAATTTTGCCAAAACTTTATCCTCCATTCGTGCAGATATTGCATTGTCTGTAGCAAAAGTTATCTTTGAGATGGATCACAGGAGTGACCTGGGTAAATCCAGCATACCTGCCCTGATCGTACAGACCTCAGACGATCCGGCTGTACCCAGTGAAGTAGGAGACTATATGTTAAAGCATATCCCTAACAGCCAGCTGGCTATTGTGCATACCAAAGGGCATTTTCCCCATGTGAGTGCACCGGAAGAGGTGATCAGTATTATTAAGTCCTTTATATAAACAGCTTTTTATAGTGACACGCTGGGAAAGAACTACGCTTACGTTTATTAGTCAGACGAGTGATTGGGACAGGAACCGGGATACGACTTCATTCATTCCTTTCAGCATATCATTGCTACGGGAGCTGTTTGGCGCCTATATCTCCCTGCAACTTGATTTCGAGGATACCTATACAGCCAAAGTAAAGGCAGCGAGCCCGTCTTATCTGAATGATCTGATACTGAACCCAGGTCCGCTCACAGCATTGCTGGAACAACATCATTATAAGACAATATACTGGTCACAGATCCCTGAAAAAAATGCCTTTGATGATTTATTACAGGCGCTCTCTTCTGCCGTTATATTGCCTGTAACAGAGCCGGGTGTGAATGCGATTATCCTCTTTGGGTGGAGTGAGCCGCAAACATTTGATGCCAGTGCACGGGAATGCCTGGAAATTATTCGGTGCCGGTTTAAGGAAATTCTTCAGCAATCGCATACCCAGCGCATAGTTAATATAACGGTGTCCCGCTTCACTGCTATTATGCATACCATCCCACAAGCCCTGGTATTTATTAGTAACGATGGGCATTCCGGTTGGGTGAATACAGCAGCTGCAAGTCTGCTCGATCTGGATCGTTCCGGTGAACAACCACCCCATGTATTATCGTTAGTGATGGGCAAGTTGATAAATAGTGCGGAGAATAAGGAGGTGATCAATAAAGAAGCTTTACTGCTATTTACATCTCCGGATAGTAAAATGAAGGATATGAGGTGGGAGATACCGGGAAATACATTGTCAGTAT is a genomic window of Chitinophaga sp. LS1 containing:
- a CDS encoding alpha/beta fold hydrolase, with translation MHTVKAKNNVHVSGKADAAQTIIFGHGFGSDQTAFAPLVKAFEADYKIVLFDNVGGGQADINAFSPSRYSSIQGYVTDMGDLLRELKLENVIYVGHSVNGMIGLLSAIKYPSYFNKLVLLGSSSRYLNEPETGYVGGFNMEALEQLYHAMSTNYYAWASGFAQLVLQNHDRPELAANFAKTLSSIRADIALSVAKVIFEMDHRSDLGKSSIPALIVQTSDDPAVPSEVGDYMLKHIPNSQLAIVHTKGHFPHVSAPEEVISIIKSFI